The nucleotide sequence TAAAATATCCTTTTCTGTCACCCTCCATTTCCTCATATCGGATTGGGACAGGGGAAACCCTCTCCAATGCTTCCATAAAATCCTGATAACGCTCCACATCCCCATGCAGTTCATTCACGCCAAGTCCGGGAAGCTCTTTCCCGTCCGTCTGGGAATAATCGAACACTGTCACGACACGAAAGGCGGGTATCTTTATCTCCACTTCCTCCATGACGGGCATCCCGTCCCGGTCAAGCACAGGCTCATTCGTTACCGGATCAATCTTCTCCTGTTCCTCTTTGATTTTATAAGGCGCAGGCGCAAGGATACGGATACCCCTCTCGCCCTTGTTTACATGGCGTTCAAAATTCCTCTGCCATGCCTTGTACCCGGCAACGTATGTCGCATCCGGGCATTGCATCTCTATAAGTTGGATATTGTTTGCGCTGTAATTGTGGAATTTTGACATAGTGTTCAGGTAACTTTTATATTTCTCCCCTTCAAACAGCTCCTTCAAGCCTTCCTCCAGCCTGTCCGTTATCTCTTTTACTTTCTGTTTTTCAGTTCTTGCATCTGCCATATGGTTATCTCTCCTTTTCCTCCATAAAAACAGAGGGCAGATAAGTTTCCCTGTCTGCCCCCGCTTTGGATATTTTTATTTGCTGATATTTTTATAAACATTCCTCTTTGCTTTTTGCCTTATCCGGCTCCGGCGCTTTTTTCTGCTGTCCCGCCTTTTCCTTCATCTGCGACAGCTTATCCTTTACGGACACCCGCCCTCCTTTCTCCGCTTCCTTCCCGGCATCCAGACGGGCAGAGAGCCGATCCAGCTTTTCAAATGTTTTATCCGCCCCGTCAATCTTCTTCCGCAGGTTCTCCACCGCCTTTTTTACAGGCGTGTTGACTGCCCTTGTCAGACCGACACCCGGCTTTTCGTCCGATACCTCTTTCGTGCCTTTCCCGGCTAACAGCCTGCCCACGTTGGAAACGCTGTTCCCGATCTGCTTCAGTTCGTCCCCGATGCTGTCAATCTGGTTTGCTGTCTTTTCACAGTCCGTCATCACGTCAACCAGACGCTCCCGGTAGCCGGAAAGCATGGATTTCATGCCGGAGATTCCTTTCTGGAGAACCTTGCACATCTCCGCCCTGCCTTTTTCCTTAAAAGCGTTGACCGCCTGCGCTGCTGTTTCCACCAGACGGTTTCTTACCGCTGTCAGACGTTCCGACAGGCTTGTGACTTTCTCCTGAAGGTGGGATATTTTCTCCATAAGGTTCTCCGTAACGGACTTCGGCTGTTTCTCCTGCATCTGTGAAAGCTGTTCCCGGACACCCTGTAACTCGTCCACCATTGCGGAAAGCTGTACCTGCATACCCGCCACATACCAGAAAATCCCCATAAAATCCTGTGACTGCTCTTTCATGTTCTGCTGGTTAAGCAGCTCCATGAACTGCTTTAATGCGTCATTTTCCTCCATGACCTGTTTTGTGTTCTGTTCTGCTGTTTCCATTTTTGTCCTCCTTATAAACTTTCTTCTTTTCCTTTACCCTTTGAGATGTCCGGCTTTTCCGGCGTTTTCTGCCCGTATGCCTTCTCCCGCATCTCGGCAAGTTTTTCTTTTACGGAAATGCGCCCTCTCGGACTGTCTGCCAGCATCTTCTCCTTCCCATGCTCCGCTGTCTTTTCCGATACTGCCCGGTTCATCTGCGGCTTAAAAGGCGCATCCGCCACAGCTTCCGCATCACGCCCCATTTCCTCTGTGTCCAGTTCCTCCTGTTCCCCGTCAATTTCCGGCTCATCGTCCATATCAATCCCATCGCCGCCCTTTTCATCCATGTTTAACAGGGCATTTAATTCTGTCAGGCGTTCCAGTTTCTCCGCAAGCTCCGCTTCCTGTGCGAATGGCTTTGTGACCTCCACTTTTGCGGTTTCAAGCTGATGCTCCACGTTCTCCAGTTTCTGCGCCACCGCTTCCATTTTCCCGGTCATACCCTCTAAGGCGTTGCTTAACCTCTGCAAATTTCCCAACGGATCAGTGCCGATTTCCACCTCATGGGTGATGCTGCCCTTTAGGTTCACCGTAAACTTGGAAAAGAACGAATCAAAGGAAACGCTCATCTTAAATCCCTGATACTCCCCGATTGTGACCGCCATATTCGGCTGTTTTGCGCTCCGGCACATATCAATCAGTGCTGCCCCGGCTTCCTTTTTGTCCGTATATACCCGGTTTCCGATTTTTATGGAGAAAGTGTCCTTGTCCGGGAATTTATTCTGTGCGTAGGTCTGAATGTCGGCACGATACCCCGCAAGGCGTTCCTTCATGGAAGCAATCTGCACCGGGTAATGCTTCACGATGTTGTCCTCTAAACGGTACTTCTGGCTGGTGTGGTTCGCCTTTAACAGCTTTAGCTTGGATACCTGAATATCTAAATCCATCTTTTCTTTTATGTAGGGATTGCCCGTTGCCAGAGCCTTCACTTCGGCATAAGTGAGAGCCGCTTCGTCTATG is from Lachnospiraceae bacterium JLR.KK002 and encodes:
- a CDS encoding DUF6674 family protein, which gives rise to METAEQNTKQVMEENDALKQFMELLNQQNMKEQSQDFMGIFWYVAGMQVQLSAMVDELQGVREQLSQMQEKQPKSVTENLMEKISHLQEKVTSLSERLTAVRNRLVETAAQAVNAFKEKGRAEMCKVLQKGISGMKSMLSGYRERLVDVMTDCEKTANQIDSIGDELKQIGNSVSNVGRLLAGKGTKEVSDEKPGVGLTRAVNTPVKKAVENLRKKIDGADKTFEKLDRLSARLDAGKEAEKGGRVSVKDKLSQMKEKAGQQKKAPEPDKAKSKEECL